CGAACTCGGGGTGCCCCGCCTGGTACACCCACTGGTCGAAGAACCAGTCCATGTCGGAATCGGGGTGGTGCTCGTTGCCGACCCAGTAGTCCTCGGTGTTGTTCTTGAAAATCTCGGTGGTGGCCCAGGAGTAGCGGCGCTCGGCCTGGTAGCCGGCCAGGCAGCCGTAGAAGTCCGTGTCGCCCATGAGGTGCCGCAGCATGTTCAGCACCCAGGAGCCCTTGTAGTAGGGCAGGTTGCCGAAGAGGGGGTCGGGGTCGTAGATGGGCGAGCGGTTGCCGTAGTCGCCGGCGTCGTAGCGGCCGCGGTGAATCAGGAGCCGGTCGCGGCGCCCCTGGTCGCCGTCCTGGTCCTCGTCGTAGATGACCTCGCAGTAGCTGGCGAACCCCTCGTTGAGCCAGCACTCCTTCCAGGTGCGGGCGGTGACCGCGTCGCCCCACCACATGTGCGACATCTCGTGGATGAAGATGGCGTAGTTCGAGCCGGTGCCGTTCACCAGGGAAGCTAACAGCGAGATGCACGTCTGGTGCTCCATCCCGCCGTAGGGCAGGGGGCTCACGCAGTACCCCGCCCGCTCGAAGGGGTAGCTCCCGAAGAGATTCTCGTACACCCCCATGCAGGTCGGCACGGTGTAATCGAAGTCGGCGTGGGCGTCGTCCTCCATGCCGGGGTAGACGTAGATGTCTATGGGGATGTTCGCGTCGCCGTAGAACCAGTCACGGTATTCGGAATAGTCCGTGGCCGAGAACATGATGAGGTAGGCGCGATGGGGTCCCGGCTCTGGAAGATCACCCGATGCCGTCCGCCGCCCACCGGCCCGTCGGAAAATAGGTGCCCGTTCGAGGTCACGTCGTAGGCCGTGTCGATGGTGACGACGGTGGTCGAGGGCGCCTTCTCGAAGTTCCAGTCCCGACAGGGGAACCAGTTCCGGCTGGCGAAGGGGCAGCCGCAGGTGTAGACGACGCCCCCGTTGTCGGTCTCGTACCACATCCCGTCCGTGGGGTCGCCGTGGTAGGAAACGGAGATGATGGTCCCCTCGCCGGTGTCCAGGGGGTCGTTCAGGGTGACGGTCAACAGGCCGCCGGAGTAGGTGTAGCCGCAGGGGGTGTGGTCGTCGAAAACGTTGTCCACGGTGAGGTCCACCAGGTCCAGGACGACCTCGGTCAGGCCGTCCTGGTCGCTCTCGATTTGCAGGTCCGTGGTGGCGTCAATGATGAGCGGCGAGCCGCCGGGGTCGAGGGTCAGGGAGATGCGGTAGTCGGTGGTATGGTAGGTGACGTCCTCCTCGGAGGGCGGCGGGGGTTCCTCGGCGGCCTTGATGGCGTGCGAGGCCAGGACCTGGTTCCACCAGTCCTGGGGGTCGGCGGGCTCGACGGGCGGGTGGGCCGCCGCCAGGACGGCCAGGAGCATGATGGTAAGAAGTATGTGACGCATGGCGAACCTCCGGTTTCATCCGAGGTCATATTATCACATCGGCGGGCGCCCGTGGACGGTCGGCCTTACGGGTCGGATTCGCGGCATTTGATGAATGTAGGGCGGGGATTCCTATCCCCGCCGCTTTACCCCTCTCCCTGGCCCGTAAGCGCGCTTCCCCCCAGAGGGGGGAGGGGAATATGTAGGGCGGGGATTTTAACCGAGCGAAGCGAGCTATGCCCCCGGCAAATCCCCGCCGTTTTACCCCTCACCCTAACCCTCCCCCCAACGGGGGGAGGGGACACGCCCCGACCCTCACCCCAATGGGAACAGGGGATCCTACCGCGCGACGACCAGCCGCCGGTGCGCCCGACCGGAATCCGTGTCCAAAAGAACCAGGTACACCCCCGGGCTCGCGCCCGAGGCGTCCCAGGAAACCTCGTGCCGCCCCGCGGCTAAATCCCCCTCGAAAAGCGTACCCACCCGCCGTCCCGCGAGGTCGTAAACGGAGACCTCCGCCCGGCCCGCCTCCGGCAGATCGAAGCGCACGTTCACCGCGCCCGCGGCCGGCGAAGGCCAGGGGTTCGCCAGGACCACCTCCCGAGAACACGGACCCTCCCACTGCACCGGCGCGGTCTGACAGTACAGCTTCTCCTCGCCGGAGACGACCAGGAGCAGCCAGCTCCACACGCCGGGGGACGGGATCCGCCGGTCGGTGAAGGTGAAAGTCCCCGGGTCGTCGTAGACGTTCAAGAGCGTCCAGTCCGTGAAATCCGTCTCGTCCCAGGCCAGGGGCGAATCGTCC
The window above is part of the bacterium genome. Proteins encoded here:
- a CDS encoding M1 family aminopeptidase, whose product is MFSATDYSEYRDWFYGDANIPIDIYVYPGMEDDAHADFDYTVPTCMGVYENLFGSYPFERAGYCVSPLPYGGMEHQTCISLLASLVNGTGSNYAIFIHEMSHMWWGDAVTARTWKECWLNEGFASYCEVIYDEDQDGDQGRRDRLLIHRGRYDAGDYGNRSPIYDPDPLFGNLPYYKGSWVLNMLRHLMGDTDFYGCLAGYQAERRYSWATTEIFKNNTEDYWVGNEHHPDSDMDWFFDQWVYQAGHPEFEWWWWTTGSGADTVLHLHLDQVQSTDHDTPYVFEVPVDFGVDYASRQDEVVTVWMDERGQEFSFDLDDDVESVELDPGYWLLCDSEDQTAVDRAEARVSAAGDGLLVAWETGGDVLGVELYRRDGLGETKLHERLLPASGRFLDRSLPGSGSYSYRLVAHASDGQALEFTAGPADWLVPGEPLALAEPFPNPAAAAVTIVYNLPQDGAVELSVYDLAGRRVDTLVNTDLAAGRHDVSWDAGGFPAGVYL